CAAGCAGTTTCTATATCAAAATATGGTTTAGTTGCTTTTTTAAATGTCTTCAAAGTTGGTTTTAAAGCTCTTTCTTTTATCAAATTCCCTATTTGAGTAAAGTAATTATCAGGAAAAAGATACCCATATCCTCCAAAAATAACAAACTCCGGATTTAAAGTATTTATTAAATTTACAGCTCCCACAGCTAAATAATAAAGCATCTTATCAATAATTTCATAAGCATTGTTTTCTCTTTTTTGAGCTTTATCTATAAGATTTTTGAATTTCTCCTCATAATTTTGGCCTTCTAATTTACCGTTACTATATTCGTAAATCTTAGAGATAGTATCTATAGAAGCAAAAGTTTCCCAACAACCTCGATTGTTACAAAAACATTTTTCTCCATCTTCATGTATAGTCATATGTCCAAATTCACCAGCAGTATAGTTAGGTCCTAAATAAATTTGGCCATCAATCAATAAAGCCCCACCAATACCTTGAGAAATAAAAATATAAACCCCGTTATTCAAATTCTTTATTTCTTTATTAAAATATAATTCTGCTTGTAATGCTAATTTAGCTTCATTAGCAGCAAAAATTGGTTTTTCCCAGTAGGGAAGTTCCTTCAAAAAAGCGTTCTTTAAATCAACGTTACTCCAATTAAAATGAGGAACGTATTCAATAATCAAATTTTTCCTATCAATCATTCCTGGAAATGAAAAAGAAATACCAACGATATTAGTTCCGTTTTTGTCCTTGTAAATTTTGTTTACTTCGAATGCCACTTTACTTACAAAAGAACTAAAATTCTTAGGAGTATCGAAAGCTGAAACTTTTTCAATAAAATTATTTAAATATCCTAACCCTAATACCGTTTTTTCTACACCTACTTTGACAACAATAGAAGCTGCGGCCGTATCCACAGCTTCCAATCTAATAGGCTTTCTCCCTGGCCCTTGAGATAGTTTGCGATTACCTTCATGAATCAAATTTTTAGAAATCAATTCATAAGTGATTTTTGTAACTGTGCTTTTGTCTAAACCAGTAATCTTTGTAATTTCGTTTCTGGAAATTCCAGGTGAATACCTTATTAAATTAAAGACCATCAATTTGTTTGAATATCCCATTCTTTCTGCGTTTATTTTTTTAACTTTCAATGTATATCCTCCCTGTATAATCATCCAAAATACTCACTTTAGAAATTCTAAACTTCACATTTTATAAATATTTCAGCGTTTAACTTTTTACAAAATACCTCCCCGGTTCTAATCCTTACTAATTCCTAATTTCTTTACCTTTTTCGGTACTTGTAGCCAAGGAAGGGGGAGAGGGCTCCGCCCTGGACCCATTTTAAATTCAAAATCTCCGTTTTTATAAAATTCAAATTTTTAAAGTCTCTGTAATCATCCAAAAATATATCTATTTATCAAATTTTCCAAATATTCTTGCCTTCCTGATTTTGGTAATTCTACTTTTCTATCTATTATATAATTTTCAAGTTCTTTTAAACTTGTTTTTCCTTCAACTATCTTTTTACCTATACCTTCATTAAATGTATTATATCTCTTTTCA
This Petrotoga sp. 9PWA.NaAc.5.4 DNA region includes the following protein-coding sequences:
- a CDS encoding ROK family protein; the encoded protein is MKVKKINAERMGYSNKLMVFNLIRYSPGISRNEITKITGLDKSTVTKITYELISKNLIHEGNRKLSQGPGRKPIRLEAVDTAAASIVVKVGVEKTVLGLGYLNNFIEKVSAFDTPKNFSSFVSKVAFEVNKIYKDKNGTNIVGISFSFPGMIDRKNLIIEYVPHFNWSNVDLKNAFLKELPYWEKPIFAANEAKLALQAELYFNKEIKNLNNGVYIFISQGIGGALLIDGQIYLGPNYTAGEFGHMTIHEDGEKCFCNNRGCWETFASIDTISKIYEYSNGKLEGQNYEEKFKNLIDKAQKRENNAYEIIDKMLYYLAVGAVNLINTLNPEFVIFGGYGYLFPDNYFTQIGNLIKERALKPTLKTFKKATKPYFDIETACLMGANLRVMDEFSEKALV